The Petroclostridium xylanilyticum genome has a segment encoding these proteins:
- a CDS encoding HD domain-containing protein, giving the protein MKRIAKILENPQYIDYLNRNAEAEKDRVFCHHDLCHAVDVARVAYIMVLENRLMIKKDIIYAAALLHDIGRWKEYAQGLDHAEVSAQLAVDILIDSGFNSEERDFILRAIRDHRKDGNQSTFFSSVLYKSDKMSRLCNECLAREQCKRFSDGRQPELYY; this is encoded by the coding sequence GTGAAAAGGATTGCCAAAATACTTGAGAATCCTCAATATATTGATTATTTAAATCGGAATGCCGAGGCTGAAAAGGACAGGGTGTTTTGTCATCATGACCTTTGTCATGCGGTTGACGTCGCAAGAGTAGCCTATATAATGGTATTGGAAAATAGGCTTATGATAAAAAAAGATATAATCTATGCTGCAGCTTTACTGCATGACATAGGGCGGTGGAAAGAGTATGCCCAAGGGCTTGACCATGCAGAAGTAAGTGCCCAACTGGCGGTGGATATATTGATAGATAGCGGGTTTAACAGTGAGGAAAGAGATTTTATATTGAGGGCCATACGGGATCACCGTAAGGATGGCAATCAAAGTACATTTTTTAGTTCGGTACTGTATAAAAGCGACAAAATGTCTCGACTGTGCAATGAATGCCTTGCAAGAGAACAGTGTAAACGCTTTTCGGATGGAAGACAGCCGGAGTTATATTATTGA
- the folE gene encoding GTP cyclohydrolase I FolE: MIDQEKIRKAMRMMIEAIGEDPDREGLKDTPDRVARMYAEIFSGLWEDPKEYLQVCFSEDHEEMVLVKDIPFYSMCEHHFLPFIGKAHVAYIPAKGKITGLSKLARVVDSIAKRPQLQERLTGEIADVLMECLEPQGVAVVIEAEHLCMSMRGIKKPGSKTVTSAVRGIFRSNAKTRAEAFALIKG, translated from the coding sequence ATGATAGATCAAGAAAAGATTCGAAAAGCCATGCGGATGATGATAGAAGCTATAGGAGAAGACCCTGATAGAGAAGGACTTAAAGATACGCCCGACCGCGTGGCCCGAATGTATGCAGAAATATTTAGCGGATTATGGGAAGACCCAAAGGAATATCTTCAGGTGTGCTTCAGTGAAGACCATGAAGAAATGGTACTGGTCAAAGATATTCCATTTTATTCTATGTGTGAGCATCATTTTCTTCCGTTTATAGGTAAGGCCCATGTTGCATATATACCGGCAAAAGGTAAAATAACCGGCCTGAGCAAGCTGGCCCGAGTGGTGGATAGTATTGCCAAGAGGCCGCAGTTGCAGGAACGTTTGACGGGTGAGATTGCCGATGTATTGATGGAGTGTCTGGAACCGCAAGGTGTAGCAGTTGTGATAGAGGCAGAGCATTTGTGCATGAGTATGAGAGGTATAAAAAAGCCCGGCTCTAAGACTGTTACATCGGCAGTCCGAGGTATCTTTAGGAGTAATGCCAAAACACGGGCAGAGGCTTTTGCATTAATAAAGGGGTAG
- a CDS encoding 7-carboxy-7-deazaguanine synthase QueE, which translates to MTVNKFKNAIIPVVEIFNSVSGEGISAGSIATFVRVAGCNLRCSYCDTTYSYDEYNEDNQMMTPDEIVDRVAALGCKDIICTGGEPLELQKPKRYLPLYLASKGFRVRIETNGSCPVYSSEELECFLRGERLPVLYYALDIKCPGSGMSKYNLFEQNLEKLYEGDELKFVVSHRQDIDYAVKIIEKYKDILALNKVIINFSPVFGRIEPRELVEVLKEKHQYFSNYSLQVRLSLQIHKIIWPADTKGV; encoded by the coding sequence ATGACAGTGAACAAATTTAAAAATGCTATCATACCGGTAGTTGAAATATTTAACAGTGTGTCTGGAGAAGGAATCTCTGCAGGGAGTATTGCAACCTTTGTTAGAGTGGCAGGGTGCAACCTAAGATGTAGTTATTGTGACACTACTTACAGTTATGACGAGTATAATGAAGACAATCAAATGATGACTCCTGATGAGATTGTTGACAGAGTAGCAGCTTTAGGATGTAAAGATATCATATGTACCGGAGGAGAACCATTAGAACTTCAAAAGCCTAAGAGATATTTACCACTTTATTTGGCTTCTAAAGGATTTAGAGTGAGAATAGAAACCAACGGCAGTTGTCCGGTGTATAGCAGTGAAGAGCTGGAGTGTTTTTTGAGAGGGGAGCGTTTGCCGGTACTATATTACGCCTTAGATATCAAGTGTCCCGGTTCTGGGATGTCTAAATATAATCTCTTTGAGCAGAATCTGGAGAAACTATATGAAGGTGATGAGCTTAAGTTTGTGGTAAGCCATCGGCAAGATATAGACTACGCCGTGAAAATAATAGAAAAGTATAAAGATATTTTAGCCTTAAATAAAGTAATCATTAATTTCTCTCCGGTATTTGGCCGGATAGAGCCTAGAGAACTGGTGGAAGTGCTAAAAGAAAAACATCAATATTTTTCAAATTATTCATTGCAGGTAAGGCTAAGTTTGCAGATTCATAAAATCATATGGCCGGCAGATACAAAAGGCGTATAA
- a CDS encoding 6-carboxytetrahydropterin synthase, with protein sequence MVNVSITKEFTWDMAHMLAGHEGLCKNIHGHTYKMQVEVTRKTGDLITTPGNSQEGMVIDFNHLKNIVKDKIIDPLDHAFMYWCQSPDSLEHEIAELLKKHGRKIAVVTYKPTAEEMARNFLKILSREFDKHDIIIQSVKVWETPTSFATARQEGKYDSEQI encoded by the coding sequence ATGGTAAACGTATCAATCACTAAAGAATTTACATGGGATATGGCACATATGCTGGCAGGTCATGAAGGATTGTGTAAAAATATACATGGCCATACTTATAAGATGCAAGTTGAAGTAACAAGAAAGACAGGGGATTTAATAACTACTCCGGGAAATTCACAAGAGGGCATGGTTATAGATTTTAATCATTTAAAAAACATAGTCAAAGACAAGATCATCGACCCTCTCGATCATGCTTTTATGTATTGGTGCCAATCCCCCGATTCTTTGGAACATGAAATAGCAGAATTATTAAAAAAACATGGCAGGAAAATTGCTGTAGTGACATATAAGCCTACGGCTGAAGAGATGGCAAGAAATTTCCTGAAAATCTTAAGCCGGGAATTTGATAAACATGATATAATAATACAAAGTGTTAAGGTTTGGGAGACACCCACAAGCTTTGCAACGGCAAGGCAGGAGGGAAAATATGACAGTGAACAAATTTAA
- the queC gene encoding 7-cyano-7-deazaguanine synthase QueC yields MKKAVVLLSGGLDSATALYLAKAEGYEVYAISFDYGQRHNKELLCAAKLAEKAGVKQHITIKTNMEAWGGSALTDRSIDIPKGDENRKDIPVTYVPARNMIFLSYAASYAETIGSQDIFIGVSQVDYSGYVDCRQEFINAMEHAINMGTVCAVEHGKKIKIHAPFIHMKKSEEIQLGMKLGVDYSFTWSCYRGEDLACGVCDSCVLRLKAFHEAGYGDPIKYKGNGNGKRINH; encoded by the coding sequence TTGAAAAAGGCTGTAGTCCTATTATCAGGCGGTTTAGATTCAGCAACAGCTTTATATTTAGCGAAAGCAGAGGGTTATGAGGTTTACGCCATATCCTTTGATTATGGGCAAAGGCATAATAAAGAGCTTTTATGTGCGGCAAAGCTGGCAGAAAAAGCGGGAGTAAAACAGCATATTACTATTAAAACAAACATGGAGGCCTGGGGAGGGTCTGCGTTAACAGATAGAAGTATAGATATTCCCAAAGGAGATGAAAATAGAAAGGATATACCCGTAACATATGTCCCGGCAAGAAACATGATATTCCTTTCCTATGCAGCATCTTACGCCGAGACAATCGGTTCACAGGATATCTTTATTGGGGTAAGCCAGGTTGATTACTCAGGTTATGTTGACTGCAGACAGGAATTTATTAATGCAATGGAACATGCTATTAATATGGGAACGGTATGTGCAGTGGAGCATGGAAAAAAGATAAAGATACACGCACCTTTTATTCATATGAAAAAGTCGGAAGAAATACAGCTTGGGATGAAGCTTGGAGTAGATTACAGCTTTACCTGGTCGTGTTACAGGGGGGAAGATTTGGCATGTGGCGTGTGTGACAGTTGTGTATTAAGATTAAAGGCTTTCCATGAGGCAGGATATGGTGATCCTATAAAATATAAGGGGAATGGCAATGGTAAACGTATCAATCACTAA